A genomic segment from Malus domestica chromosome 05, GDT2T_hap1 encodes:
- the LOC103412453 gene encoding probable LRR receptor-like serine/threonine-protein kinase At1g07650 encodes MAPEYALWGYLTYKADVYSFGVVALEIVAGKNNMKYRPNENFVCLVDWALVLQQRGNLIELVDPRLGSDIEVEEALTMVKVALLCINPAPALRPTMSAVVSMLEGRTLVRESVMNPNIYGDELKLSTLRNPFDPTAKGGTSGTQSLVGSSDATCINSSATTSSVLYKIGPSSSTST; translated from the exons ATGGCTCCAGAATATGCATTATGGGGTTATTTAACATATAAAGCAGATGTTTACAGTTTTGGCGTAGTTGCATTAGAAATTGTTGCTGGAAAGAACAACATGAAGTATCGACCAAATGAGAACTTCGTATGCCTTGTGGATTGG GCTCTTGTTTTACAACAAAGGGGGAACTTAATAGAGCTAGTGGATCCAAGGTTGGGGTCGGATATTGAAGTGGAAGAGGCGCTTACAATGGTCAAGGTAGCTCTCTTATGCATCAATCCAGCACCAGCTCTCAGGCCGACCATGTCTGCAGTAGTGAGCATGCTTGAAGGACGGACACTTGTTCGTGAATCAGTCATGAACCCAAATATTTACGGCGATGAACTGAAGTTATCAACCTTGAGAAACCCGTTTGATCCGACTGCAAAGGGGGGTACAAGTGGAACTCAAAGCCTTGTTGGTTCATCAGATGCAACATGTATTAATTCTTCTGCTACTACGTCCTCAGTTCTCTACAAAATTGGTCCTAGTAGTAGTACATCTACTTAG